The following is a genomic window from Chanos chanos chromosome 1, fChaCha1.1, whole genome shotgun sequence.
ctaatgagagagaaaaaagctctGTATGGGTATCACTGCTATACATGCGGAGTATTACTGTATGTCATACCCCATACAGGGTATTACAGAGTGTAAGAAGCACCTTTCAGAGGTGCACTGACTTGGTTCAGTGTTTTATCTAAACTGCAGATATCCCAGATAGTAAGCCTTGACATATTGAAACTACATATAAATTCTTGTTCTGAGTATAGTTCAAAGTTATTGATCTGAAAAGCCACAACCAGTGCTTTATAAGCTGTACCCAACAGGTTACCAGCAAAATAAAGTTAACTGGCCAGCGCTAACCCTGTAAGAACCCTGTTCTTCAATTAATTAATGTCAGAGTGCCAGTCATGAAGAGTTGGATGAATTTTCAATTCAGATAGCTCTGTGCTATATACATATTTACTAGAAAGATTTCAGTTTGACAAACTCACTACAGTAATCACATTATTACCaacaactgcattttaaaaagtacattACTGAAAGACACACTATTTAGTTCATTCAGGTCCAAACCCTTTGGATTCCAGAAGGGGGAGCAACATGTGTCCAGTAGCTGTTATGCAGTCCGTTCATGTAAACCATTCTGAAAGATTAAGAACCTGTTAGAGCGCACTGGAAGCTGTAACAACCACATTATAAAAGAGCTGGAAGCACCTAACTGCAAGAGGAGGTTTAGTTTTTGTGCAGGGCTCTTTCATTAAGTGGTAAATTCCCGTATGAATGCTCCTAATTGTCAATGCTGAAATCCATTCAAGGGCTTACTTAAACAGTACTGTGGGATTATGATGTATGTTGCACTGTAATTAAACATACAGACAGCACTAACCTGTCACTCACTGAAGCCTGAACAGGAAAGTCATCCTTTTAGATATATTAAAGGAAAATGCTGAGAAACCAAACTGAGGGTGTTTATGGTTATTATGATAAAACCTGGATATTAtgctaaaatgtttttgaactgtGGCACCACTTTGAAACAGTACAGGTACTAGACTGCAGGGGCTTTGGAAAATGTTTTATGCGACAGGCAAATTCCCATTAAAGGAAAATGATCTTTAAATAGGTCAATGGAATTGTAGGGATTGTAAGAACGGTGTAAAacattgagagaaaaaagttcttttaaaatgaaagatagAATGGGGTGTAGTTTTTATACAATGTGCTCAAAGGCCATCttaatgactgattttggcATCTGGCATCAAAATGGCAGCTTCAGCTGATTTTCTTGTTTAAAGGAGACTTGGACACATATTGTTGCTGATTCATGCTGCCCCTGTAAGCACTCCAGATACAGGATCTGGCCAGAGACACAATTTGACTTTCAGCCTTTTTCAGACTGTCTTAACTAATCCTCCTTAAAGCACATCTTTGAGAAATCCTCCTTTTGTAGATATTGTTGAAGATATGCCATACTGTAGCTTGTCAGACCAAAATGGACGGTGGTAAatttatgttttgatttgattcaaGTTTATATAAAATGCCACCACTCACTGCATTTTGTGTGAGCCTGAATAGTTTTCTTAACAATATCCATTGAGTAATTAAATAACTTGGAAGAAATGAGTTGAAATTTTGTTTCCTCgtctgtgtttttcactttgtaACAGGGTGTGTCCAATCCAGAAACAccaagtgaaaagaaaaaacgtgaataggtgaaaaaaaaaaaacaaagccaccCAGATGAGCTGAATCATAATGACTGTAGGACCagccctcccctccccttcacTGAGAAGAGCTGCTGAGTCAGGGCTGGAACTGGAGGTGGCCCGGCTGAGACAACACACTCTAGACATCGGCTCACTCCTCTTTATtcagatgagtgtgtatgtgtgtgtgtgtgtgctgtttggtacggaagagagaggagctgcTGCTGCCCTGctcataacacacatacactcacatacagacagacactctcacacacacacacatacacacagagcaaccACTCGACCGAAGGACGTGGAACTAGACAGCGGCTCAGCGCAGCACAGAGTCAGGGGAACTACTGGCACATGTTTTTGATCGCAGCTGGGTGGGATGTCGCTAGACGTCAGCCATAAGCCTCCCAGCGTCCAGGTCACATGCTTAGTGTGGCAGTGATGCAGACAAAGGTGCATGGCAGGCTCAGCAGGCACAGTGGCAGGTTTGTTGgtcactgggttttttttctgtatatggAGATTGTCAGGAGATGGAAGAGCATATGTGGTCTTGAATATAATGGATGTGACTGAGAATTTTGATCCTGGTATGGTCTGAACGCTCGCTGCCATCTCACTCACAGACCTACAGGACACCGACTCGGCTGCCACGGTTAGCGAGATGCCTTTCTCCCCAAGGGAGCAGGACGCCCCCCGCGGCCTACCCAGCGTCTCTGACCTGGGCCTCGGCCTTCGGTCCCTTGGCTTCGCTGGCTGGGACCAGCCCTGGGGCAGCCAAGATGATGAAACCCCAGCTCCAGCCTGTAGCCCTTCTGGTGAGTGTCCCATTCCCAATGTTAGTTTATCTTACAGATATTAGACAGAATTTTTGGCAGCGTCACTGACAGTTTCTCTTTTCTAGACATTTACAAGCTTATCATGTGtattcttttcaaaaaaaagggcttttgtCTGGGCATTTTCAGTGCTAACTGTGCTGTGGGGAATGAGAGACTGTTCTGGAAGGACTGAGCTGAGCCTTAGTGCCAGCTCTAATCTCTCCCCCTCATTCAAGTTTAATCGATTTTAAATGCATCCGAGCTGTAGATCAACACCAGGCAGACCAAAATTAATGCCATTATGTTCACCAATGTTTCTCTCTAAACTTATGATAAAGGTGATGTTATTAATCAAAAACAAagtatgctaaaaaaaaaaatccatcaaaatAAAGAGTTAATGTTATTGTGGAGCTTATATTTTCTGTCTATTTAAATCAAATTAGACTTGCTAGACTGAGCTCTTAAAATATTGGCGTGTACATATTTTAATGGAAAGTCCCACTGCACGTTGTTCTGACCCAGTTCTTATTATAGACTGCATCAACACAACCACATCACCCCAAACTGATCTCATTTGTGCTCTCATCTGGGTCTGTAATAACTGTGAGACCTGAACTTTATCAtggctcttctttttttttttttttgattgtcaTTTGACAACCCACTATAAGGCATAGTGTATGTTTAATAATAgctattattttattttgggaTATGTTCATGCTGTCCTGCAGTGCTTGGTGTCTTGGGTGGTCCTTTTTCCAGCCCTCTGGGCAACCCTCAGATTCTCCAGGGTCCTGAACTGCTTGGGACAGCTGACCTGCTAGAGAAATTCCCCAGCCTGGCATACACAAATCCTGGTTTTGAATCTCATTCCCTGCTTGACTCACGCTCCAGCAGCCCCGTAGACTCTGAAACCAGTGGCTTCAGCTCTGGTTCAGACCACTTTTGTGATCTGCTGGTAGGTGAATTGGTCACGTGAGCAGCCTGACTTTACATGGTCTGttatgtgttgtttgtaattctTCTTTTGCAAATAGTTGGATTGTAATTTTGGTCAAAACTTAGAGGACAACAATTTTTTTTGACCAGTGATCTCCACTGCAATTGTCACAAAGCATGAAAGGCTGCATGtagagtgtttgtttgcttattcaCTGATGGAGGCAATGTCAAGGTTGGTAGTTTCATGGAGACAAATGGTTAACATTAATTCTGAGAGAGCGGCCTTCGTAAGTGAAAGCGAAGGAGGATATTTGGCCTTTACACTGACATACCACCAGTGGCAGTTTCATGGGACAACCACTTCACACCCACTACACCATCCCAGCAGAAACAAGTTGTTTGCAGATCATCAGTCTAACAACCTGAGCAATACTGTGATTTTCCACTCACAGATAAGTTAAAACTCTACCAGCaatcatgtgtttttcttttcatgtgtgCTACAACTGAGTGTTAAGACTCTCTACATACAGCCTGATAGCTTTTATCTAGGACTCAGAATTAGGGAAAAAAACCTGATCTATTTATATATTGTAGCTTTTAAAGCATTTAATCCATTTGTGATACTGAAGATGTCACTGTTAGGACTAACACAGTCTCAACCGCAAACCATGGTAATGATAAATTGAGATGGTTTGGGTACCAAAACATGATAAGGGTTCAAAACATGGCTTGAGAAAGTACCCACCTTATTCAAAAGAAATGTAGATGTTTCATCTGTTTCTGCCGACATAATCAAAGACAATCTTCTGTTTCCCCTTTTTGCTAGTCATCAGACCTCCCAATCCAAGACTCATTTCCAAAGGCTTAGCTATACTGCCAATATTGGATAAATCTGATAAACCACAGCATAGGACTTTGTGATATATTGCTTATTCATTTCCTGCAGTCCTCCTTGCGGATCTCTCCTCCCCTACCATTCTTGATGCCTGGTGTGCAGAAGGACAATGTGAAGCAGAGCATTGGCACTCATTTGGAACAGGAATGTTCCCCTCTTACCCCCACAGCCCCTGCCCTGCCTGAAAGCTCACTGTCCAAGGGCTGGCCGCAGGCCGCGCAGTGGTCGAGCTGGGACAACAGCTCCTTCAGCATTGAGAGGGAGGCTCGGCTTCACAGGCAGGCGGCCGGTACGATGATTGTAATGATGTCACGAACAGCTAATGCAATGTGTTGACTTGCTAGTGACTATAATGTTCCTCTTTCAAAAGTCACAAACAAATGTATGTCCTCTACGTTTCTAGCCGTGAATGATGCCACAGTCACCTGGAGTGGACAGCTGCCAGCCAGGAATTACAAAAATCCTTTATACTCTTGCAAAGTATTCTTAGGAGGAGTGCCATGGGACATTACAGAAGGTGACATTAGAGCAAAGCACAGCTGACCACTTACACCCAGTTATGAGTGATCACTGATGCATATTCATGCAGATTTCACTTTTGTAGAACTATCCCTCTatctattttttccctctctctttagacAGCCTTATTAACACATTCAGTGTGTATGGCCCACTGAGCGTGGAGTGGCCTGGTAAGGACGGAAAGCATCCTCGCTACCCCCCTAAAGGTAATCTACGCAGATTCATGTCTTTGTTCGGATTTTTTAAggcttattatttatttattacgaAACGCGCCATTTGGTTTGGTCTCTATTTTCAGGCTATCATGTTGTACCCATGGACTGGTGTTTAATGTCCACTCTATGATGGTGTCATTCATCCAGTTCTAACCATCTTTAGTGATCTTGATAATTGAATTTCCAAAATTTCTCTGTATTAACTCCTTGCtccatgttttgtgtgtgctgactCCTGTCTGTTGTAGGTTATGTGTATCTGGTGTTTGAATGTGAGAAGTCAGTGAAGGCTCTACTGCAAGCTTGCACTCAAGACCTACTCCACACTGAGGACTACAGCGAGTATTATTATAAAATGTCCAGTAGGAGGATGCGCTGCAAGGACGTAAGTGTCGTGAACCTTCTCGttctcttttctccatttcaTATGGAAGTTTTTATATGCATTGCTATTCGTCGCACATATGATATTCTTGGTGCTTATGGCGATAAGCCGTTTTAACATTTCAAGtgattttcacttttcaaaataCTGACAATAGTTACATTTTGACTAGTCATAATAGTAAGCTGACTCGCCAGGAAACCAGTCTAGAATCATCATGATGATATTTTTAGTagtttcattcttctcacaTATCCACAATTTCATAACGAAAAGTGAAAATTCCACTATGACAAAATAATCAGATTAGTTGCTACTATGACccaattaaatattaatatatttctgTCGATATGATTATGTTTCAGATATCaataactgcattttaaatatacttaGTTAAAAAGATCCTAAAGTGATATTATCACTAGTCATAGCTGAATAACAGATATCTCAAATAAGAATAGTGGTCAGCCATAATCAGTAATTAGGTCCTAGATTTACCATTGCATCATCTTTAAAtcagaagtgtttgttttatcaTGTTGCACCACAATGAATGACCCAAGAGTTGCATGGATACTTCTGAAAAGCATTAACAAAAAATGGTAGCTTTAAATGATAAACAACTAACTTATACATTTGGCTTAACTTTGGTTTCCACTGAAGCCTAGCCCTGTTTGTCCCGGTTCTCCACAGGTACAGGTGATCCCCTGGGTAATCTCAGACAGCAACTTTGTGCGCTGCCCATGTCAGAGGCTGGTCCCcagtaaaacagtgtttgttgGTGCTCTGCACGGCATGCTCAACGCTGAAGCTCTAGCCTTTATCATGAATGACCTGTTTGGAGGAGTGGTGTATGCTGGGATtgacacagacaagcacaaatATCCAATAGGTCAGCCTCCTGTTCTTGGTAACATCCTTAAAGTGTCAGACCACTTAGCATGAAACTGTAATTGCTTTAATGGAACCATTAGACATCTGAGTGGTAGTTATTCAAAATAAACTGCAGTTTTCAATGCAGACCAACTGATATGAGCCAACTTTTAGTGGCAGATGTTTTAATGACTTACTGGTCCAATTCTCTGAAGAGCACAGGTAATTGCCGAAATAAAGGAAACATGGAAGAATACAAAGTACATTTAAATCTGGTGTTTCCACACAGGTGTGGTTCCTAGGTTAATCAGGCAATAACTGTCCCATCATGCTTCGGCATTGAGAATATCATAGACAGGGCTGCTGTGGTCAAATTTTTATGAACACAAAACCACCTTTTGAGAATTTAATGGTGTGAACAAAACAGGCAGTGGTCCACTGAGCAGCGGAAGGAAGTCACACGGTCATTTTTTGCCCTGTTCTTTATGAATGCATGTGTAGTGCTCCTATATAAGAAACCTTTAGTTCTGTGTACTTATTTTCTATGAGGAAGGGTCCTAGTGATTTTGCTATGATGTGGGTCCATTTTCCTGGCATAGTTTATGTCCCCTCAACACCTTCAAATGCAAGGTAAATGCCAACCAATACAAATCCATTCTGAAAAATCATCCTTAGCATTTCTATCCTGATAGAAGGTTTCTCTTCCAATGTCTTCATCCACAGGACACAAATGGCCACTGTATGACTTGATTAGCATGAAAACAGTTTAAACCTTTACAACCATCTCAGTTAGCAGATCCACCCCATCTGAACAATTGTCACTATCAACAAGAAACCAAGGATTGATTTTTAAAGATGTTGCATTTCTTCGGTAGAGTTCCAGACATCTCTATGATCTGACCAGAACCTGTTCTAGTCACTTGTATTTGACCAACACCCTAATGTAATaccatatgtttttgttttctttattttggctTTTACCTGtgttctctccttcctcttgcAAGCTCTGATCTCCAAATATAAGCTCTTTTGAATCCTAACAGTACTGTTTTTCATTGCTCCAGGTTCTGGACGTGTGACCTTCAATAGTCAGTGGAGCTATCTAAAGGCTGTTGGTGCAGCAGTTGTTGAGATAAAGACCTCCAAATTTACCAAGAAGGTGTATGGTTCTTTCAAAAACTCAATATACATAGAAATTATGATGCAGAATTTCCCAGTCCACCACTAGCTATGGTAGTTTTTCCTCAAGTAGGGTTTGATAATCTGCTGAGGTGTGGAGGCTTTTGCTCCAACCATACACAGAGGGTATGTAATCCAGGAATATGTAGTGCTTCAGCCAATGGTGTGCACAGGACAGCGCTGTCAATGATAGGAGAGATGTTACAACCTAGGTGGCCTTTGGACAGCTATAGTGAAATGTCAGAATTGGATTTTAAGATTGTTAAGCAGTTATGGCTGGGTCAGTCTAAACCTGAAGAAAGATTCAGACATTTGAAAAAGCCCCACAGGGCCAGTTTGCAGAGTACTGTTCTAAAGCATCTCTGCCCTCTCTTCATAGGTTCAAATCGACCCTTACCTAGAAGACTCCATGTGCCAAGTGTGTAATCGAC
Proteins encoded in this region:
- the cpeb1a gene encoding cytoplasmic polyadenylation element-binding protein 1a, whose amino-acid sequence is TDLQDTDSAATVSEMPFSPREQDAPRGLPSVSDLGLGLRSLGFAGWDQPWGSQDDETPAPACSPSVLGVLGGPFSSPLGNPQILQGPELLGTADLLEKFPSLAYTNPGFESHSLLDSRSSSPVDSETSGFSSGSDHFCDLLSSLRISPPLPFLMPGVQKDNVKQSIGTHLEQECSPLTPTAPALPESSLSKGWPQAAQWSSWDNSSFSIEREARLHRQAAAVNDATVTWSGQLPARNYKNPLYSCKVFLGGVPWDITEDSLINTFSVYGPLSVEWPGKDGKHPRYPPKGYVYLVFECEKSVKALLQACTQDLLHTEDYSEYYYKMSSRRMRCKDVQVIPWVISDSNFVRCPCQRLVPSKTVFVGALHGMLNAEALAFIMNDLFGGVVYAGIDTDKHKYPIGSGRVTFNSQWSYLKAVGAAVVEIKTSKFTKKVQIDPYLEDSMCQVCNRQSGPFFCRDQACFKYYCRPCWHRQHSMCVLRSHRPLMRNQKALDSS